A stretch of Primulina tabacum isolate GXHZ01 chromosome 13, ASM2559414v2, whole genome shotgun sequence DNA encodes these proteins:
- the LOC142522459 gene encoding homeobox-leucine zipper protein MERISTEM L1-like gives MFQPNMFNNHHHLLDLGHKSPENELDLIRDDEYESKSGTDIMEAPSGDDQDPNQRPKKKRYHRHTQHQIQEMESFFKECPHPDDKQRKELGRRLGLEPLQIKFWFQNKRTQMKAQHERHENTQLRNDNDKLRAENVRYKEALGNATCPNCGGPATIGEMSFDEQHLRIENVRLREEIDRISGIAAKYVGKPMLTYPHLSPGASRSLDLGVGNFASHASMSAGEIFGAADLLRSVSGPSDSEKPMIIELAVAAMEELFRMAQTGEPLWIPGTGNSAETFNEEEYMRTFPRGIGPKPLGLKSEASRESTVVIMNHINLVEILMDANQWSSVFSSIVSRAMTLEILSTGVAGNYNGALQVMTAEFQVPSPLVPTRENYFVRYCKHHADGIWAVVDVSLDNLRPTTISRCRRRPSGCLIQELPNGYSKVTWVEHVEVDDRAVHSIYRPLVNSGLAFGARRWVATLDRQCERLASVMANNITAGEAGVISSPEGRKSMLKLAERMVMSFCTGVGASTAHTWTTLSGSGADDVRVMTRKSVDDPGRPPGIVLSAATSFWLPVPPKRVFDFLRDENSRSEWDILSNGGLVQEMAHIANGRDPGNSVSLLRVNSSNSSQSNMLILQESCTDSTGSYVIYAPVDIVAMNVVLSGGDPDYVALLPSGFAILPNGLNNQASEVPEVGSGGSLLTVAFQILVDSVPTAKLSLGSVATVNSLIKCTVERIKGAVVGEGA, from the exons ATGTTTCAGCCAAACATGTTCAATAACCACCATCACTTGCTAGACTTGGGTCATAAAAGCCCAGAAAACGAGTTGGACCTTATTCGGGACGACGAGTATGAAAGCAAATCGGGAACTGATATAATGGAAGCCCCCTCCGGTGACGATCAAGATCCCAATCAACGTCCCAAAAAGAAGAGATATCATCGCCACACACAGCACCAAATACAGGAAATGGAATC GTTTTTTAAGGAATGCCCTCATCCTGATGATAAACAAAGGAAGGAGCTTGGCCGTCGACTGGGTTTGGAGCCATTACAAATTAAATTTTGGTTCCAAAACAAACGCACTCAAATGAAG GCTCAACATGAACGCCATGAGAACACACAGCTCAGGAACGACAACGATAAGCTGCGTGCAGAGAACGTTCGTTACAAAGAAGCTCTCGGCAATGCTACCTGTCCAAACTGTGGCGGCCCGGCAACCATTGGTGAAATGTCATTTGATGAACAGCATCTTAGGATCGAAAATGTTCGTTTAAGAGAAGAG ATCGATAGGATTTCAGGAATCGCTGCGAAGTATGTCGGAAAACCAATGCTCACTTACCCTCATCTGTCACCTGGAGCATCTCGTTCACTTGATCTTGGAGTAGGAAATTTCGCGTCACATGCAAGCATGTCTGCAGGGGAGATATTCGGAGCAGCTGATCTTCTTAGGTCGGTTTCTGGCCCAAGTGATTCTGAAAAGCCAATGATTATTGAGCTTGCTGTTGCAGCAATGGAGGAATTGTTCAGGATGGCTCAAACTGGAGAGCCCTTATGGATTCCTGGCACTGGTAATTCTGCTGAGACTTTCAATGAAGAGGAGTATATGAGGACGTTCCCACGTGGGATAGGGCCGAAGCCTTTGGGATTGAAATCTGAAGCTTCTCGTGAGTCGACCGTCGTGATTATGAATCACATTAACTTGGTGGAGATTCTGATGGATGCG AATCAGTGGTCAAGCGTGTTTTCTAGTATTGTTTCTAGAGCAATGACTTTGGAAATCTTATCTACTGGTGTGGCTGGTAACTACAATGGAGCTTTACAAGTG ATGACCGCTGAGTTCCAAGTCCCCTCTCCTTTGGTCCCGACCCGCGAAAACTACTTTGTACGATATTGCAAACACCACGCTGATGGCATTTGGGCTGTTGTTGATGTCTCTTTGGACAACCTAAGACCTACTACTATATCGAGATGTAGAAGAAGGCCATCTGGTTGTTTGATTCAAGAATTGCCCAACGGCTACTCCAAA GTTACATGGGTTGAACATGTAGAAGTGGATGATAGAGCGGTTCATAGCATATACAGGCCATTAGTTAACTCAGGGCTTGCATTCGGGGCAAGACGCTGGGTTGCAACCCTTGACCGACAATGTGAACGGCTAGCAAGTGTCATGGCTAATAACATTACAGCTGGAGAAGCTGGGG TGATATCTTCCCCAGAAGGTAGAAAGAGTATGCTGAAGCTGGCAGAACGAATGGTGATGAGCTTCTGCACTGGCGTTGGTGCTTCTACGGCACATACATGGACAACGTTATCTGGAAGTGGTGCTGACGATGTTCGAGTTATGACCAGAAAGAGTGTCGATGATCCAGGCAGACCTCCTGGGATTGTGCTTAGTGCTGCAACTTCGTTTTGGCTGCCAGTTCCACCAAAACGAGTTTTTGATTTCCTACGGGATGAGAATTCGAGAAGCGAG TGGGATATCCTTTCAAATGGCGGTCTTGTTCAAGAAATGGCACATATAGCAAATGGTCGTGATCCAGGAAACTCGGTTTCTTTACTGCGTGTCAAC AGCTCAAACTCAAGCCAAAGCAATATGCTGATACTACAAGAGAGCTGCACCGACTCGACTGGATCCTATGTTATTTACGCTCCAGTTGACATTGTCGCCATGAATGTGGTCTTAAGCGGCGGGGACCCTGATTATGTTGCCCTCCTACCATCTGGTTTTGCTATACTACCTAATGGACTAAACAATCAGGCAAGTGAAGTTCCTGAGGTTGGATCTGGTGGATCTTTGCTCACGGTTGCCTTTCAGATACTTGTCGATTCTGTTCCAACTGCTAAACTCTCTCTGGGCTCGGTTGCGACGGTTAATAGCCTTATTAAATGCACTGTTGAAAGGATCAAGGGTGCGGTAGTGGGTGAGGGTGCATGA